The Denticeps clupeoides chromosome 5, fDenClu1.1, whole genome shotgun sequence genome includes a region encoding these proteins:
- the LOC114791096 gene encoding trypsin-2-like: protein MRSLVFLVLLGAAFALEDDKIVGGYECKAYSQPWQVSLNAGYHFCGGSLINKDWVVSAAHCYKSRIEVRLGEHNIGINEGNEQFISSEKVIRHPNYDSWNIDNDVMLIKLSRSATLNQYVQPVALPTSCPPAGTMCRVSGWGNTMSSTADSDKLQCLEIPIISDRDCNNSYPGMITNSMFCAGYLEGGKDSCQGDSGGPVVCNGQLQGIVSWGYGCAQKDNPGVYAKVCIFTSWITQTMANN from the exons ATGAGGTCTTTGGTCTTCCTTGTGCTTCTTGGAGCTGCAT TTGCTCTGGAGGACGACAAGATTGTTGGAGGCTACGAGTGCAAGGCCTACTCCCAGCCCTGGCAGGTGTCTCTGAATGCTGGCTACCACTTCTGCGGCGGTTCCCTGATCAACAAGGATTGGGTTGTATCTGCAGCCCACTGCTACAAGTC TCGTATTGAGGTGCGTCTGGGCGAGCACAACATTGGAATTAATGAGGGCAACGAGCAGTTCATCTCCTCCGAAAAAGTCATCCGCCACCCCAACTACGACTCCTGGAACATCGACAATGACGTCATGCTGATCAAGCTGAGCAGGTCTGCCACCCTTAACCAGTACGTGCAGCCTGTGGCCCTGCCCACCAGCTGCCCTCCCGCTGGCACCATGTGCAGAGTCTCTGGCTGGGGCAACACCATGAGCTCCA CTGCTGACAGCGACAAGCTTCAGTGCCTGGAGATCCCCATCATCTCCGACAGAGACTGCAACAACTCCTACCCTGGCATGATCACCAATTCCATGTTCTGCGCTGGATATCTGGAGGGAGGCAAGGACTCTTGCCAG GGTGACTCTGGTGGTCCTGTTGTGTGCAACGGTCAGCTGCAGGGTATTGTGTCCTGGGGCTATGGCTGTGCTCAAAAGGACAATCCTGGTGTCTATGCCAAG GTGTGCATCTTCACAAGCTGGATTACCCAGACTATGGCCAACAACTAA
- the LOC114789745 gene encoding trypsin-2-like isoform X3, producing the protein MRSLVFIVLLGAAFAQEDDKIVGGYECKPYSQPWQASLNVGYHFCGGSLVNKDWVVSAAHCYQSRIEVRLGEHNIGYSEGNEQFISSEKVIRHPNYDSWNIDNDIMLIKLSRSATLNQYVQPVALPTSCPPAGTMCRVSGWGNTMSSSDDKLQCLEIPIISDRDCNNSYPGMITNSMFCAGYLEGGKDSCQGDSGGPVVCNGQLQGVVSWGYGCAEKDHPGVYAKVCIFQTWLEQTMASN; encoded by the exons ATGAGGTCTCTGGTCTTTATCGTGCTCCTGGGAGCAGCTT TTGCTCAGGAGGATGACAAGATTGTTGGAGGTTATGAGTGCAAGCCCTACTCCCAGCCCTGGCAGGCATCTCTGAACGTTGGCTACCACTTCTGCGGTGGTTCCCTTGTGAACAAGGACTGGGTTGTgtctgctgcccactgctaccAGTC TCGTATTGAGGTGCGTCTGGGCGAGCACAACATTGGATATAGTGAGGGCAACGAGCAGTTCATCTCCTCCGAAAAAGTCATCCGCCACCCCAACTACGACTCCTGGAACATCGACAATGACATCATGCTGATCAAGCTGAGCAGGTCTGCCACCCTTAACCAGTACGTGCAGCCCGTGGCCCTGCCCACCAGCTGCCCTCCCGCTGGCACCATGTGCAGAGTCTCTGGCTGGGGCAACACCATGAGCTCCAGTGA TGACAAGCTTCAGTGCCTGGAGATCCCCATCATCTCTGACAGAGACTGCAACAACTCCTACCCTGGCATGATCACCAATTCCATGTTCTGCGCTGGATACCTGGAGGGAGGCAAGGACTCTTGCCAG GGTGACTCTGGTGGTCCAGTTGTGTGCAACGGTCAGCTTCAGGGTGTCGTGTCCTGGGGCTACGGCTGTGCTGAGAAGGACCATCCTGGTGTCTATGCCAAG GTGTGCATCTTCCAGACGTGGCTTGAGCAGACCATGGCCAGCAATTAA
- the LOC114789745 gene encoding trypsin-2-like isoform X1, which translates to MRSLVFIVLLGAAFAQEDDKIVGGYECKPYSQPWQASLNVGYHFCGGSLVNKDWVVSAAHCYQSRIEVRLGEHNIGYSEGNEQFISSEKVIRHPNYDSWNIDNDIMLIKLSRSATLNQYVQPVALPTSCPPAGTMCRVSGWGNTMSSTADSDKLQCLEIPIISDRDCNNSYPGMITNSMFCAGYLEGGKDSCQGDSGGPVVCNGQLQGVVSWGYGCAEKDHPGVYAKVCIFQTWLEQTMASN; encoded by the exons ATGAGGTCTCTGGTCTTTATCGTGCTCCTGGGAGCAGCTT TTGCTCAGGAGGATGACAAGATTGTTGGAGGTTATGAGTGCAAGCCCTACTCCCAGCCCTGGCAGGCATCTCTGAACGTTGGCTACCACTTCTGCGGTGGTTCCCTTGTGAACAAGGACTGGGTTGTgtctgctgcccactgctaccAGTC TCGTATTGAGGTGCGTCTGGGCGAGCACAACATTGGATATAGTGAGGGCAACGAGCAGTTCATCTCCTCCGAAAAAGTCATCCGCCACCCCAACTACGACTCCTGGAACATCGACAATGACATCATGCTGATCAAGCTGAGCAGGTCTGCCACCCTTAACCAGTACGTGCAGCCCGTGGCCCTGCCCACCAGCTGCCCTCCCGCTGGCACCATGTGCAGAGTCTCTGGCTGGGGCAACACCATGAGCTCCA CTGCTGACAGTGACAAGCTTCAGTGCCTGGAGATCCCCATCATCTCTGACAGAGACTGCAACAACTCCTACCCTGGCATGATCACCAATTCCATGTTCTGCGCTGGATACCTGGAGGGAGGCAAGGACTCTTGCCAG GGTGACTCTGGTGGTCCAGTTGTGTGCAACGGTCAGCTTCAGGGTGTCGTGTCCTGGGGCTACGGCTGTGCTGAGAAGGACCATCCTGGTGTCTATGCCAAG GTGTGCATCTTCCAGACGTGGCTTGAGCAGACCATGGCCAGCAATTAA
- the LOC114789745 gene encoding trypsin-2-like isoform X2 produces the protein MRSLVFIVLLGAAFAQEDDKIVGGYECKPYSQPWQASLNVGYHFCGGSLVNKDWVVSAAHCYQSRIEVRLGEHNIGYSEGNEQFISSEKVIRHPNYDSWNIDNDIMLIKLSRSATLNQYVQPVALPTSCPPAGTMCRVSGWGNTMSSSEYSHRLQCLEIPIISDRDCNNSYPGMITNSMFCAGYLEGGKDSCQGDSGGPVVCNGQLQGVVSWGYGCAEKDHPGVYAKVCIFQTWLEQTMASN, from the exons ATGAGGTCTCTGGTCTTTATCGTGCTCCTGGGAGCAGCTT TTGCTCAGGAGGATGACAAGATTGTTGGAGGTTATGAGTGCAAGCCCTACTCCCAGCCCTGGCAGGCATCTCTGAACGTTGGCTACCACTTCTGCGGTGGTTCCCTTGTGAACAAGGACTGGGTTGTgtctgctgcccactgctaccAGTC TCGTATTGAGGTGCGTCTGGGCGAGCACAACATTGGATATAGTGAGGGCAACGAGCAGTTCATCTCCTCCGAAAAAGTCATCCGCCACCCCAACTACGACTCCTGGAACATCGACAATGACATCATGCTGATCAAGCTGAGCAGGTCTGCCACCCTTAACCAGTACGTGCAGCCCGTGGCCCTGCCCACCAGCTGCCCTCCCGCTGGCACCATGTGCAGAGTCTCTGGCTGGGGCAACACCATGAGCTCCAGTGAGTACAGCCACAGG CTTCAGTGCCTGGAGATCCCCATCATCTCTGACAGAGACTGCAACAACTCCTACCCTGGCATGATCACCAATTCCATGTTCTGCGCTGGATACCTGGAGGGAGGCAAGGACTCTTGCCAG GGTGACTCTGGTGGTCCAGTTGTGTGCAACGGTCAGCTTCAGGGTGTCGTGTCCTGGGGCTACGGCTGTGCTGAGAAGGACCATCCTGGTGTCTATGCCAAG GTGTGCATCTTCCAGACGTGGCTTGAGCAGACCATGGCCAGCAATTAA
- the LOC114791273 gene encoding trypsin-2-like isoform X1, with amino-acid sequence MRSLVFIVLLGAALLLPVAQEDDKIVGGYECKPYSQPWQASLNVGYHFCGGSLVNKDWVVSAAHCYQSRIEVRLGEHNIGYSEGNEQFISSEKVIRHPNYDSWNIDNDIMLIKLSRSATLNQYVQPVALPTSCPPAGTMCRVSGWGNTMSSSEYSHRLQCLEIPIISDRDCNNSYPGMITNSMFCAGYLEGGKDSCQGDSGGPVVCNGQLQGVVSWGYGCAQKDNPGVYAKVCIFQSWLAQTMASN; translated from the exons ATGAGGTCTCTGGTCTTCATCGTGCTCCTGGGAGCAGC CTTGCTTCTTCCAGTTGCTCAGGAGGATGACAAGATTGTTGGAGGTTATGAGTGCAAGCCCTACTCCCAGCCCTGGCAGGCGTCTCTGAACGTTGGCTACCACTTCTGCGGTGGTTCCCTTGTGAACAAGGACTGGGTTGTgtctgctgcccactgctaccAGTC TCGTATTGAGGTGCGTCTGGGCGAGCACAACATTGGATATAGTGAGGGCAACGAGCAGTTCATCTCCTCCGAAAAAGTCATCCGCCACCCCAACTACGACTCCTGGAACATCGACAATGACATCATGCTGATCAAGCTGAGCAGGTCTGCCACCCTTAACCAGTACGTGCAGCCCGTGGCCCTGCCCACCAGCTGCCCTCCCGCTGGCACCATGTGCAGAGTCTCTGGCTGGGGCAACACCATGAGCTCCAGTGAGTACAGCCACAGG CTTCAGTGCCTGGAGATCCCCATCATCTCCGACAGAGACTGCAACAACTCCTACCCTGGCATGATCACCAATTCCATGTTCTGCGCTGGATACCTGGAGGGAGGCAAGGACTCTTGCCAG GGTGACTCTGGTGGTCCAGTTGTGTGCAACGGTCAGCTGCAGGGTGTCGTGTCCTGGGGCTACGGCTGTGCTCAAAAGGACAATCCTGGTGTCTATGCCAAG GTGTGCATATTCCAGAGCTGGCTTGCCCAGACCATGGCCAGCAACTAG
- the LOC114791273 gene encoding trypsin-2-like isoform X2: MRSLVFIVLLGAAFAQEDDKIVGGYECKPYSQPWQASLNVGYHFCGGSLVNKDWVVSAAHCYQSRIEVRLGEHNIGYSEGNEQFISSEKVIRHPNYDSWNIDNDIMLIKLSRSATLNQYVQPVALPTSCPPAGTMCRVSGWGNTMSSTADSDKLQCLEIPIISDRDCNNSYPGMITNSMFCAGYLEGGKDSCQGDSGGPVVCNGQLQGVVSWGYGCAQKDNPGVYAKVCIFQSWLAQTMASN, translated from the exons ATGAGGTCTCTGGTCTTCATCGTGCTCCTGGGAGCAGCTT TTGCTCAGGAGGATGACAAGATTGTTGGAGGTTATGAGTGCAAGCCCTACTCCCAGCCCTGGCAGGCGTCTCTGAACGTTGGCTACCACTTCTGCGGTGGTTCCCTTGTGAACAAGGACTGGGTTGTgtctgctgcccactgctaccAGTC TCGTATTGAGGTGCGTCTGGGCGAGCACAACATTGGATATAGTGAGGGCAACGAGCAGTTCATCTCCTCCGAAAAAGTCATCCGCCACCCCAACTACGACTCCTGGAACATCGACAATGACATCATGCTGATCAAGCTGAGCAGGTCTGCCACCCTTAACCAGTACGTGCAGCCCGTGGCCCTGCCCACCAGCTGCCCTCCCGCTGGCACCATGTGCAGAGTCTCTGGCTGGGGCAACACCATGAGCTCCA ctgctgacAGCGACAAGCTTCAGTGCCTGGAGATCCCCATCATCTCCGACAGAGACTGCAACAACTCCTACCCTGGCATGATCACCAATTCCATGTTCTGCGCTGGATACCTGGAGGGAGGCAAGGACTCTTGCCAG GGTGACTCTGGTGGTCCAGTTGTGTGCAACGGTCAGCTGCAGGGTGTCGTGTCCTGGGGCTACGGCTGTGCTCAAAAGGACAATCCTGGTGTCTATGCCAAG GTGTGCATATTCCAGAGCTGGCTTGCCCAGACCATGGCCAGCAACTAG
- the LOC114791273 gene encoding trypsin-2-like isoform X3 codes for MRSLVFIVLLGAAFAQEDDKIVGGYECKPYSQPWQASLNVGYHFCGGSLVNKDWVVSAAHCYQSRIEVRLGEHNIGYSEGNEQFISSEKVIRHPNYDSWNIDNDIMLIKLSRSATLNQYVQPVALPTSCPPAGTMCRVSGWGNTMSSSDDKLQCLEIPIISDRDCNNSYPGMITNSMFCAGYLEGGKDSCQGDSGGPVVCNGQLQGVVSWGYGCAQKDNPGVYAKVCIFQSWLAQTMASN; via the exons ATGAGGTCTCTGGTCTTCATCGTGCTCCTGGGAGCAGCTT TTGCTCAGGAGGATGACAAGATTGTTGGAGGTTATGAGTGCAAGCCCTACTCCCAGCCCTGGCAGGCGTCTCTGAACGTTGGCTACCACTTCTGCGGTGGTTCCCTTGTGAACAAGGACTGGGTTGTgtctgctgcccactgctaccAGTC TCGTATTGAGGTGCGTCTGGGCGAGCACAACATTGGATATAGTGAGGGCAACGAGCAGTTCATCTCCTCCGAAAAAGTCATCCGCCACCCCAACTACGACTCCTGGAACATCGACAATGACATCATGCTGATCAAGCTGAGCAGGTCTGCCACCCTTAACCAGTACGTGCAGCCCGTGGCCCTGCCCACCAGCTGCCCTCCCGCTGGCACCATGTGCAGAGTCTCTGGCTGGGGCAACACCATGAGCTCCAGTGA CGACAAGCTTCAGTGCCTGGAGATCCCCATCATCTCCGACAGAGACTGCAACAACTCCTACCCTGGCATGATCACCAATTCCATGTTCTGCGCTGGATACCTGGAGGGAGGCAAGGACTCTTGCCAG GGTGACTCTGGTGGTCCAGTTGTGTGCAACGGTCAGCTGCAGGGTGTCGTGTCCTGGGGCTACGGCTGTGCTCAAAAGGACAATCCTGGTGTCTATGCCAAG GTGTGCATATTCCAGAGCTGGCTTGCCCAGACCATGGCCAGCAACTAG
- the mrpl17 gene encoding large ribosomal subunit protein bL17m, producing MRLSLRTLISHGRVGRHMGLGPESRINMLRNILTGLVRHERIETVRARADEVRFYAEKLIDYAKKGDTDEKAMKMANFWLTEKDLIPKLFKVLVPRFQNQQGGYTYMARVPNRENLDRAAMAVLEYKGNPFPPLYPVKRENELTLINQLLKGYREDLAQQNTAKTEP from the exons ATGCGTCTCAGCCTCCGGACGCTGATTTCCCACGGCCGGGTAGGCCGTCACATGGGTCTGGGACCCGAGTCCAGAATCAACATGCTGCGGAACATTCTGACCGGGCTGGTTCGACACGAGAGGATCGAGACCGTCCGAGCGCGGGCCGACGAGGTTCGGTTTTACGCCGAGAAG CTGATTGATTATGCCAAGAAGGGTGACACCGATGAGAAGGCAATGAAGATGGCCAATTTCTGGCTCACG GAAAAGGATCTGATTCCGAAGCTTTTTAAGGTCCTGGTGCCAAGGTTTCAGAACCAGCAGGGTGGATACACATACATGGCACGTGTTCCCAACCGGGAAAACTTGGATCGGGCAGCTATGGCTGTGCTGGAGTATAAGGGCAACCCTTTCCCGCCGCTCTATCCCGTAAAACGAGAAAATGAACTAACTTTGATCAACCAGCTTCTGAAAGGCTACAGAGAGGACCTGGCACAACAGAACACAGCCAAAACAGAACCCTGA